A window of Staphylococcus lloydii genomic DNA:
ATTGTTAGCATTTGTCTTCCGTTCAATCTTAGTACCGTTAAAAGCAGTGTTAGGCTTCGTACTTTCACTTGTGGCAACGTTAGGTTTTACAACATTAGTCATGCAAGATGGATTTTTAAGTAATCTATTTGGTGTAGATACGACCGGTCCAGTACTGGCATTCTTACCTGTTATCGTCATAGGTATACTCTTTGGTCTCGCCATAGACTACGAGTTATTCTTAATGACACGTGTGCATGAAGAATATAGTAAGACTGGTGACAATGACCACGCGATTCTCGTAGGTATTAAGCAAAGTGGACCAGTTATCGTGGCTGCAGCATTGATTATGTTCAGTGTATTTATTTCATTCGTCTTCCAAGATGATGCAACAATCAAATCTATCGGTATAGCCTTAGGTTTCGGTGTACTCTTTGATGCATTCATCGTTCGTATGACTATTATTCCAGCACTGACAAAATTATTTGGTAAAGCTTCTTGGTACTTACCTAAATGGTTAGAGGGCATCATGCCTGAAATTGATATCGAAGGTAAAGCATTAGAAGAAAACGAAACAGACAACACACAACAAGCAACAGATTCATCAAACAACTACGATGAATATACAGAAACTAATGACCAAAACAGACCATATGCTGACAGTCAAAAACCATCATATATGGGTTACGAACATGAACAACCTAAGCCATATAGCAATGACGGTCGTAACACGTTTATTCATCAAGCACCTCCAAGTTACTTTGGTGCACAACAACCAGAACAAGATGAAGATATCGACTATGAAACATTGTACACACAAGAAGGCAACGGTCATGAACAAGACAGACAGCACTATTCACGATATGAAGGTTATGAGCCTCATGAAGATATGAATAAAGATAAAATAGAGAAAACTACAGCATTATATGAAGCGTTAGCTAAAGAAACTTCAGACCAAGATATCGTCTTCAACGCTTTAATGTTATATGCACGTGTGAACAATAAAGCAATCTATGACAAATACAAAAATGAACACACAAATAATGGTTACGGAGATTTAGAATAATAGTAAAAGGAGGAAGCGATGAATGATGAAACGACGTCTAATAAAAACGTTTGGTCTTATAGCCACATTAGCCTTAGCCCTAGTGCTAAGCGCTTGTGGTAATGGTGGTGGATCGTCAGACAATAAAAAAACATCTTTAGGTGATAAAGATGTTGAAATACCATATATTGCTTCAGATAACTCAACAGCACGCTCATTAGTCATTGCTGAAGTACTGAAGAAAGCTGGTTATAACGTTACGACAACACCTGTTCAAGCAAGTGGTCCACTATATGCTTCAGTTGCTGAAGATAAAAATCAATTTCATGCGGATGGTATATTCCCATCTACAGATAAGAAATATTACGACAAATTTAAAAACAAAGTTACCGTATATAAGCAACATCATCTAATTAGTAATGTTAAAGTAGGCTTAGCTGTTCCGAAATATGAAAAAGATGTTAGCTCAATTCGTGACTTAAAAGATAAAGATTTCGGAAAATCTGTGGATTGGACAATACAAGGCACAGATAAACGTAATGGTGTAATGAAACAAACACAAGATGAAATTGGTAACGATGATTTAGAGAAATACAGCCTAAATAAATCTTCAGACCAAGAGCAATTCAAGAAAATTCAAGGGGCTTATAAACAACAAAAACCTATAGTATTTACAGCTATGGATCCAAGTTGGATTAATAAAGAACTAGATTTTAAAATGTTAGATGATCCAGATAAAGTCTTTGGTAAACAAGACCAAAACATTAATTTAGTCTTTAACAAAGAATTTAAAGAAAGTCACCCAGGTGCATACAAAATAGCGACACGTATTGCCGACGATTGGAGTAAAAAAGACGAAGAAAAACTGTCTAAGAAAATATTCGTCGACGATAAAAATCCTGAACAAACTGCCAAAGATTATGTGAATGATCATGACAGTAAAGTTGATGATTGGAAACAAGGCGTTGGCAATTAAGGTTGAAGCATAAGGTGGATTAGGAGTTATTTAATAAAATAGATATTTACACACATTATTTCCCTGTTCGTAACTTAGCAGAAAATGCTATTTCTCATGTTGCGAACAGGGATTTTTTATATGTGAAAAATGTGTGAAATTTAATAGTACATATGACAAAAAACTTAAAAGTTTAGGGTGGTACGTTTTGTTAAGTGATGTTTGCTTGTGATAAGCTACGTCTAAATATAACTTGTAAAGCATTTTAAGTTTGAGGAGAGAACGTTATGCAACCACAATCACCAGTTCAAAAGAGAACGGTTCAACATATTGTCCATGTGACATATCACTTACTTTATAAAAATTATTTTGATGTGATAACAGTACAACAAATTTGTGAAGAAGCGGAAATAAATCGGAGTACATTTTATCGTTACTTCGAAGACAAATATGATTTGCTGTATTATCTAGCACAATACATTGGTTATTTATTGAAATCACGTGTGAACGAGGAAGATACAGATACATTTGTCGAAGCCTTTGTGTCATATTTTGAAGCAAATAAAAAAATTTTTCGTCATCTGTTTACTTCAACTAAGTCAGGAGATATTTATCAGGAGCTGATTCAAGTGCATAGTAAATTGATGCTTGATGAGTCATGTGAAAAAAATGATGACTTATCAAGAAAAATACGTCAATCCAATCATCCTGAAATGTTGTGCGACTTTATGAGCGCTGGATTAATAGAAGTATTAAAAAATTGGGTTGATAATAATTATGACGATGATGCAGTAGAATTGTATCATTTCTTTAAAAATACTATAGCGACATTATAATAGTTTTGAATACTCGAAAGATTATTGTTAAGCGTTAGAGTCACTATAGTTTGTAAATACTTTAATTATAAAGATGAAAATAAACTTAAATGGGGTGGAAAGTGATGGAAAGAGTCTTTTATGGCAATGAAGAGGAACAATTTTTCGAAGTTGGTGTTAACGATGAGACAAGTAATAAGTGGATAATACTCATACACGGAGGTTATTGGCGTCAAAAGCATTCTAACGAGAATATCGGTGAGCTATTCGAAAAGTTGGGAACTGAAGGATTTAATGTGTTAACGATAGAATATCGTCGTGGTGAGCATGAATGGCCCATACCAAATGAAGATGTAAGCGCGGCGATTACTAAATTTAAGCAATCAACATATTATCACGATGAGCAAGAACTTATTTTAATTGGTCATTCAGTGGGAGGTCAGCTTGCATTATTAAACGAAGGGGCAGTTGACCGTGTTGTCGCATTAGCACCAGTGACAGACGTACCCTTCACATACGATAATGAATTAGGACAGAACGCTGCCAAAGCATATTTCGGCGATGATAAAGCACTCATGCGTCAGGCCTCGCCAATTGAAAAGTCGAATTTATCATCACATACACTCATTGTGCATGGTAACAACGACGATCGAGTACTCGTCGAAAACACATTTGATTTTGCGCACAAATTCAAACACGCCAACCTAGATTTATTTATCTTCAACGACTTACCTCATATGGAATGCGTAAACCCAGCACATCCAGTATTCCAATATTTGCTGGAATGGATTAATGAGTAGATATATATTGAAAACTATTCATTATAATTTTTAATTGTAATGAATCAATTTTAACTGAGTGAACGAATTATGCGTATGATATAATAAATTAATTAGCAAAAGTGACGATTTTAGAGGAGATTTTCAATAATGGATAAGCCAAAATACCAGATTGTAGCAGATGAAATTAAAGAAAAAATTATAAATAAAAATTATCATATTGGAATGCTCTTACCTACAGAAAAACAATTTCAAGATAGATATAATTTAAGTAGGTATACAATTAGGCAGGCTATGGATTTACTAGTTTCTGAAGGATATATAAAAAAGAAGAAGGGCTCAGGTTCTTATGTTAGTAATAAATACTTAAGTAGTAACAAAGACAAAAGCTTAAAGAAAATAGGCGTAATTGTAACATATTTATCTGAATATATATTTCCTAACATCATTAGGGGTATCGAAAAAGAACTAAAAAAGCAAGGGTATTCGTTAATATTAGCAAGTACTAATAATAATCATGAAGATGAAAAGCAATGTTTGGAAATGATGTTAAATCAAGGTGTATCAGGTCTAATTGTTGAACCTACAAAAAGTAATGTTTATAATCCTAATTTGTCTTATTACCCTTTATTTAAACAAAGAGACATTCCAATTTTGATGATAAATGCAAATTATGAAGAGTTGAATTTGCCTTATATAGCTATTGATGATGTTAAATCAGGGTATTTAGCGACGCAATATCTTATTGATCAAGGACATGAAAAAATCGCTTTAATTACAAAAATTGATGATAATCAAGGAAAATTGAGAATGAAAGGTTATTTTAATGCCTTTGAACAGAACGATAAATTATTCAAAGGTGAATATATTTATACGTACAACACTGAAAGTCGTCAAAAAGTTATAGAACAAATAGTTGAGCATATTAGTAATAACAACATTAATATTTCAGCATTAGTATGCTATAACGATGAAATAGCATACGACATTATTCACCAATTGTGGCAATACAATATAAAAATACCCCAAGATATTTCAATAGTTGGTGAAGATAATTCAATTTTGAGTAGATTAAAAGAACTAAATTTGACGACTACTGCCCATCCTCAAGAGCTATTGGGTACTAAAGCAGCTAATTTAATAATTGAAGCTATTGAAAAAGAAAATGTACTCAAGTCTGAATTAATTGATACATATATAATCGAAAGAAGTTCAGTCAAAGATTTAAAAAATATTTAGGGGAATATACATTTAAAGGACCTTTTACAAAGGGTCCTTTTTTATTACGGTTTATATTTGTACGCATTATTTATATTTTATAGATTGACTTATACGGACAAATATTATAATGTACATGTAAGCGGTTTCGTAGGAGGTATAAATTTGAATAATATAAAAAGTGAAGAGTTATCAATAGGTATTGAGTTAGGTTCTACAAGAATAAAAACAATTGCTATTGATAGAAAACTTAATGTGAGAGCTTCTGGTAGTTTTCAATGGGAAAATAAATTTGTAGATGGGTTTTGGACATATTCGGCTAATGATATTTGGGTAGGTCTACAAAAAAGTTATAGTGCTATGGCACAAGATTTATTTGATAAAACTGGCGTTACATTAACTAAAGTTAACTCTATTGGCATTAGTGCTATGATGCATGGATATTTAGCATTTGATAACAATGATGACTTACTTGTGCCATTTAGAACATGGCGCAACGGTAATACAAAAGAAGCCGCTAAAAAATTAACGAGTATATTTAATTTCAATATTCCAGAAAGATGGAGTGTTGCACATATTTATCAAGCGATTTTAAATAAGGAATCACATATAAAGCAAGTTAAATTTATTACTACATTATCAGGATATATACACTGGTATTTAACTGGTGAAAAAGTAATAGGACTAGGTGATGCTTCAGGTATGTTTCCTATAGATATAAGTACTAAAAATTACAGACAAGATTTATTGAATGAAGCACAGAATTTATTTGCAACACATGGTTATCATACTTCTATTGAAAACGTACTACCGCAAGTAAAATTAGCAGGTGAATTCGCGGGTTACTTAACTAAAATTGGCGCAAAATTATTAGATCCAACTGGAAAACTTGAGGCTGGATGCTTGTTATGTCCGCCAGAAGGGGATGCAGCTACAGGCATGGTAGCAACAAACTCGATTACAGCAAATACTGGCAATATTTCAGCAGGTACAAGCGCATTTGCCATGATAGTTTTAAATAACAAATTACAGAATTATTATCCTGAAGTTGATGTTGTTACGACTCCTGATGGTAAAGAAGTAGCCATGATTCATGTGAATAATTGTACATCGGATATAAATGATTGGATGAATTTATTTTCGGAAGTATTAGAAACAATGGGGGTTAGTTTTTCACCTGAAGATATGTACGGACAAATATTAGGGGCATCACTTTCTAGTGATGATGACTTAGGTGGTCTTTTGTCATACAACTACATTTCTGGAGAAAATATAACTGATATAGATGTTGGGCACCCGATGTTTATTAGGCTACCAAATAATAAATTTAACCTAGCTAATTTTATGAAAATGCACCTATATAGTGCATTTAGCACATTGAAAATTGGGATTGATTTACTACAGAAAAATGAAAATATTAACTTGTCAAAATTAATAGCGCATGGCGGTATTTTCAAAACTAAAAATATTGCTCAACAAGTATTATCTTCAGCCCTTCAAGAGAAAATTACTGTAATGGATACCGCAAGTGAAGGGGGAGCATGGGGGATTAGTATATTAAGTTATTATGCATCATTAGATGAACAAATAACTTTAGAAAAATTTCTCAATGAAAGAGTTTTTATAAATACTAAGGAATTTACAAGCGAACCAAAAGATAAAGAGGTGCAAAATTTCCAAAATTATTTAAATAGAATGAAGCTTGGATTACAGATTGAAAGGGATGCTAATTACTATTTAGGAGTGGATAAGAATGTTAGAGCAACTGAAGCAAGAAGTTTATGAGGCTAATTTAGAGTTGCCTATAAGAGGACTTATTAAGTATACATGGGGCAATGCGAGTGCTTTTGATACAGAACAACAGCTTTTCGTGATTAAACCTAGTGGAGTAGATTACGACACTATGTCACCAGAAGATATGGTTGTTTGTAATTTGAATTGTGAAGTAGTTGAAGGAACGCTTAAACCATCATCTGATATGCCTACACACGCTGCTTTATATAAAAAATTTCATGATATTGGAAGCATAGTACACACACATTCTCCATGGGCTACTACTTGGTCACAATCTGGACTTGATGTACCAGCTATGGGCACCACACACGCGGACACATTTTATGGTTCGATTCCATGCGCCAGATATTTAAACACCGAGGAGATAGATAGAGATTACGAATATGAAACAGGAAATGTTATTATAGAAACTTTTGAAAAAAGAGGCTTGAAACATTGGGAAGTACCAGCAGTTTTATTACATGGTCATGCTCCTTTTGTCTGGGGGAAGGATTGCAAAGAGGCAGTTATGAACGCTGTAGTTTTAGAAGAAGTATGCAAAATGAATATATTTACTAGACAAATAAATCCATTTGCTGAAACTCTACCGCAATCGATTTTAGATAAACATTATCAAAGAAAGCATGGCGTAAATGCTTATTATGGTCAAAAATAGGAGGAATTATAATGAAAGAATCAAAAATATTTTGGTTGGTAGTGGGATCACAAGAATTATATGGGGATGAGGCACTAGCCCAAGTAAAGCATAATGCAGAAACGATTGTAGAAACATTGAATAACACCGCTGATTTAGATTTTGAAATCAAGTTGCAAGAAAAATTAGCTATATCTGCCGATGTTATTAAAAACATAATGAAAGAAGCTAATTATAGAGATGAAGTAGTTGGTGTAATTACCTGGATGCATACATTTTCACCAGCAAAAACTTGGATTAGAGGTACGCAATTATTACAAAAACCGTTATTACATTTAGCAACTCAGTTTAATAAAGAAATTCCATGGTCTGACATAGATATGGATTATATGAACTTGCATCAGTCAGCACATGGGGATAGAGAGTATGGCTTTATTAATAAACGTTTGAATAAAAATAATGAAGTTGTCTTTGGTCATTGGGAGGATACCTTAGTACAACAAAAAATAAATGATTGGATGCACGTTGCTAACACTTATTATGAGAGTTTTGACTTAAAGGTAGCCAGATTTGGAGATAATATGCGTAACGTTACAGTAACTGAAGGGGATAAGATAGAAGCACAAATTAAATTTGGTTGGACTGTAGATTATTTTGGTATTGGAGATTTGGTTGAATACGTTAATAAAGTTTCTGAAAATGACATAAACGAAATACTTGAACAATATAAAGTAGCATATGATTTTGAATATAGAGATTACAGTAAACAGGATTTTGAAAAGTCTGTTATAGAACAAATTAAATATGAAATAGCGATTAAGCAATTTTTAGATGATGGTGGTTACACTGCATTCACTACTAATTTTGAAGATTTACATGGTATGAAGCAGTTACCTGGATTAGCGGTACAAAGATTAAACGAACAAGGTTATGGCTTTGCAGGTGAAGGTGATTGGAAAACGGCAGCTTTAGATCGATTGTTGAAAATTACAACACAAAATAGAGCTACCGGTTTTATGGAAGATTACACATATGATATGAGAGAACCTTACACACACGTATTGGGTTCTCATATGTTAGAAGTAGATCCAACTTTAGCTAGTACAAAACCTAAAATTGTAGTTAATCCTTTAGGTATAGGAGGAAAAGATGACCCAGCACGACTTGTTTTTGACGGTAAGCAGGGTGAAGGCGTCATGGTAACGATGATAGATTTAGGCACACATTACAAATTTATCGTTAATGAAATCAATGCCAAATCTGTAGATGAATCGGCACCCAATTTACCAGTAGCTCGAATTTTATGGGATGTAAAACCTTCTTTTGAACAAGGTATTAGAAGATGGATAGAAGCAGGAGGGGGGCATCATTCAGTACTTTCATTAGAATTAACAATACCTCAAATTATGCAACTATTTAAATTATTTAACGCTGAATATGAATTAATACAATAATCCCATTTAATATAGGGATTAAATATAAAGGGTGGTTGGGATGAAATTAAATAGTAAAGTTTCGAATAGATTTATCTATTTCTTTGGAGCATTTGGCGGGATTCTTTTCGGTTATGATATAGGGGTCATGACTGGAGCATTACCATTTTTGAAAGAAGATTGGAACATAGATAATGGGATGATAATTGGATTGATTACATCTTCAGTTATGTTAGGTGCAATATTTGGTGGGATTTTAGCTGGCAGAGTATCAGACAAATTAGGTCGTAGAAAGATGATATTAATTTCGGCTATTATATTTGTGGTAGGTTCAATTTTGTCGGGTATAGCGCCTCACGATGGTAATTACTTTTTGATTATATCAAGAATAATATTAGGTATTGCTGTTGGTGCATCTTCTGCTTTAGTGCCAGCTTACATGTCAGAAATGGCTCCTGCTAAGTATCGAGGGCAGTTATCTGGAATAAATCAAACTATGATAGTTTCAGGAATGCTCATTTCATATATTGTTGATTATTTTCTCAGAGAATTACCTATAGAAATGGGTTGGAGATTGATGCTTAGTATTGCAGCTATACCAGCATTGATTTTATACCTAGGTGTATTAAAGTTACCTGAATCACCACGATTTTTAATAAAAAAAGGGAAATTTGAAGAAGCTAAAATAGTATTAACGAATATTAGAAATAATCAAGAAGTTGAAAAAGAATACAATGAAATTAAAAATACAATTCAACAAGAGAATAAAACTTTAACAAATCATTCACTTGCAACCTTATTTAATGGGAAATACAAGTATCTAGTGGTTGCAGGATTAGGCGTAGCAGCTTTTCAACAATTTCAAGGTGCTAATGCAATATTTTATTACATTCCATTAATTGTAGAACAAGCAACCGGGAAAACTGCAAGTACAGCTTTGATGTGGCCAATTATTCAAGGAATAATATTAGTCTTAGGATCGTTATTATTTATAGCAATTGCCGACAAATTTAAAAGAAGAACATTGTTAATGATTGGTGGATTTGTGATGGGT
This region includes:
- a CDS encoding glycine betaine ABC transporter substrate-binding protein — encoded protein: MMKRRLIKTFGLIATLALALVLSACGNGGGSSDNKKTSLGDKDVEIPYIASDNSTARSLVIAEVLKKAGYNVTTTPVQASGPLYASVAEDKNQFHADGIFPSTDKKYYDKFKNKVTVYKQHHLISNVKVGLAVPKYEKDVSSIRDLKDKDFGKSVDWTIQGTDKRNGVMKQTQDEIGNDDLEKYSLNKSSDQEQFKKIQGAYKQQKPIVFTAMDPSWINKELDFKMLDDPDKVFGKQDQNINLVFNKEFKESHPGAYKIATRIADDWSKKDEEKLSKKIFVDDKNPEQTAKDYVNDHDSKVDDWKQGVGN
- a CDS encoding TetR/AcrR family transcriptional regulator, translating into MQPQSPVQKRTVQHIVHVTYHLLYKNYFDVITVQQICEEAEINRSTFYRYFEDKYDLLYYLAQYIGYLLKSRVNEEDTDTFVEAFVSYFEANKKIFRHLFTSTKSGDIYQELIQVHSKLMLDESCEKNDDLSRKIRQSNHPEMLCDFMSAGLIEVLKNWVDNNYDDDAVELYHFFKNTIATL
- a CDS encoding alpha/beta hydrolase family protein, which produces MERVFYGNEEEQFFEVGVNDETSNKWIILIHGGYWRQKHSNENIGELFEKLGTEGFNVLTIEYRRGEHEWPIPNEDVSAAITKFKQSTYYHDEQELILIGHSVGGQLALLNEGAVDRVVALAPVTDVPFTYDNELGQNAAKAYFGDDKALMRQASPIEKSNLSSHTLIVHGNNDDRVLVENTFDFAHKFKHANLDLFIFNDLPHMECVNPAHPVFQYLLEWINE
- a CDS encoding GntR family transcriptional regulator: MDKPKYQIVADEIKEKIINKNYHIGMLLPTEKQFQDRYNLSRYTIRQAMDLLVSEGYIKKKKGSGSYVSNKYLSSNKDKSLKKIGVIVTYLSEYIFPNIIRGIEKELKKQGYSLILASTNNNHEDEKQCLEMMLNQGVSGLIVEPTKSNVYNPNLSYYPLFKQRDIPILMINANYEELNLPYIAIDDVKSGYLATQYLIDQGHEKIALITKIDDNQGKLRMKGYFNAFEQNDKLFKGEYIYTYNTESRQKVIEQIVEHISNNNINISALVCYNDEIAYDIIHQLWQYNIKIPQDISIVGEDNSILSRLKELNLTTTAHPQELLGTKAANLIIEAIEKENVLKSELIDTYIIERSSVKDLKNI
- a CDS encoding xylulokinase; its protein translation is MNNIKSEELSIGIELGSTRIKTIAIDRKLNVRASGSFQWENKFVDGFWTYSANDIWVGLQKSYSAMAQDLFDKTGVTLTKVNSIGISAMMHGYLAFDNNDDLLVPFRTWRNGNTKEAAKKLTSIFNFNIPERWSVAHIYQAILNKESHIKQVKFITTLSGYIHWYLTGEKVIGLGDASGMFPIDISTKNYRQDLLNEAQNLFATHGYHTSIENVLPQVKLAGEFAGYLTKIGAKLLDPTGKLEAGCLLCPPEGDAATGMVATNSITANTGNISAGTSAFAMIVLNNKLQNYYPEVDVVTTPDGKEVAMIHVNNCTSDINDWMNLFSEVLETMGVSFSPEDMYGQILGASLSSDDDLGGLLSYNYISGENITDIDVGHPMFIRLPNNKFNLANFMKMHLYSAFSTLKIGIDLLQKNENINLSKLIAHGGIFKTKNIAQQVLSSALQEKITVMDTASEGGAWGISILSYYASLDEQITLEKFLNERVFINTKEFTSEPKDKEVQNFQNYLNRMKLGLQIERDANYYLGVDKNVRATEARSL
- a CDS encoding L-ribulose-5-phosphate 4-epimerase — protein: MLEQLKQEVYEANLELPIRGLIKYTWGNASAFDTEQQLFVIKPSGVDYDTMSPEDMVVCNLNCEVVEGTLKPSSDMPTHAALYKKFHDIGSIVHTHSPWATTWSQSGLDVPAMGTTHADTFYGSIPCARYLNTEEIDRDYEYETGNVIIETFEKRGLKHWEVPAVLLHGHAPFVWGKDCKEAVMNAVVLEEVCKMNIFTRQINPFAETLPQSILDKHYQRKHGVNAYYGQK
- the araA gene encoding L-arabinose isomerase; the protein is MKESKIFWLVVGSQELYGDEALAQVKHNAETIVETLNNTADLDFEIKLQEKLAISADVIKNIMKEANYRDEVVGVITWMHTFSPAKTWIRGTQLLQKPLLHLATQFNKEIPWSDIDMDYMNLHQSAHGDREYGFINKRLNKNNEVVFGHWEDTLVQQKINDWMHVANTYYESFDLKVARFGDNMRNVTVTEGDKIEAQIKFGWTVDYFGIGDLVEYVNKVSENDINEILEQYKVAYDFEYRDYSKQDFEKSVIEQIKYEIAIKQFLDDGGYTAFTTNFEDLHGMKQLPGLAVQRLNEQGYGFAGEGDWKTAALDRLLKITTQNRATGFMEDYTYDMREPYTHVLGSHMLEVDPTLASTKPKIVVNPLGIGGKDDPARLVFDGKQGEGVMVTMIDLGTHYKFIVNEINAKSVDESAPNLPVARILWDVKPSFEQGIRRWIEAGGGHHSVLSLELTIPQIMQLFKLFNAEYELIQ
- a CDS encoding sugar porter family MFS transporter, translated to MKLNSKVSNRFIYFFGAFGGILFGYDIGVMTGALPFLKEDWNIDNGMIIGLITSSVMLGAIFGGILAGRVSDKLGRRKMILISAIIFVVGSILSGIAPHDGNYFLIISRIILGIAVGASSALVPAYMSEMAPAKYRGQLSGINQTMIVSGMLISYIVDYFLRELPIEMGWRLMLSIAAIPALILYLGVLKLPESPRFLIKKGKFEEAKIVLTNIRNNQEVEKEYNEIKNTIQQENKTLTNHSLATLFNGKYKYLVVAGLGVAAFQQFQGANAIFYYIPLIVEQATGKTASTALMWPIIQGIILVLGSLLFIAIADKFKRRTLLMIGGFVMGLSFILPAIIHIFAPSTNPILIVVFLSIYVAFYSFTWAPLTWVIVGEIFPLAIRGLASGAASSLNWIGSFLVGLLFPIMTAYFSQQLVFAIFGIICLVGVLFVKICLPESKGRTLEEIEKLGELKGKSKVRAKNIDKNEISQLK